One part of the Gossypium raimondii isolate GPD5lz chromosome 1, ASM2569854v1, whole genome shotgun sequence genome encodes these proteins:
- the LOC105777068 gene encoding uncharacterized protein LOC105777068: MGCAGSTPAKGDGNVKKIRKPKPWKHPQPITKSQLEQMREEFWDTAPHYGGSKEIWDALKAATKQDLTFAQAIVDSAGVIVQSADLTICYDERGAKYELPKYVLSEPTNLIREI; this comes from the exons GGAATGTGAAAAAGATCCGGAAGCCAAAGCCCTGGAAACATCCTCAGCCGATAACCAAGTCTCAACTTGAGCAGATGCGTGAAGAGTTTTGGGACACTGCACCTCATTATGGTGGTAGTAAAG AGATCTGGGATGCACTTAAAGCTGCTACTAAACAGGATTTAACATTTGCTCAAGCTATTGTGGACAGTGCAGGGGTCATAGTGCAATCTGCCGATTTAACTATCTGCTACGATGAAAGAG GTGCCAAGTATGAACTACCAAAGTATGTTTTGAGTGAGCCAACCAATTTGATCCGAGAGATTTGA
- the LOC105777044 gene encoding uncharacterized protein LOC105777044 isoform X1 — MTQIETLGILEEIQAIVSDKLQVVSYKWLSRNFLVSSNVAKRLLAEFVEKHGSGLEVVYSLSGWLKNSPSNYHIQLVTRHKLSEAKQEYDGNCRADVYSVQVCIPEDPAAIWNTEFLQAEELFKQPAPVENCLRDNRFCGISASFVKRNVDGTPARVAAAQPNNAGISGPSKQNSSQTNAALPSQQNKVLQSSSKVAQHTPIMVKDVKSDGIGEVHNLAVKPSTDKKKTTSLPSNKNKDQNGKSSTGNGGSLVTLLGRACTKPKCSSVPEVGSDSIQNFNGTVDAQICAREAVEDENSDLDAYEVNFRRASYGEGNKKRRVVFDFSDEDENEDAVNLASPDLPKRKSLLGSEQDSKTLVSERPNSIVDKPNKDEVNIKEETMTDGEPNRSLREETSLVSKRTNGRNSVVKLESQLPETAPNKMDEVTDAAPNSPKRRKVIKTHIDDHGREVNEVVWEGEETEVKKVENHMPKKVGSGTTNAEANTVTNTTNRLWPTAPKRSAVGSTAPSNPGGKAGNKKAGNAKDPKQGNILSFFKKA, encoded by the exons atgactCAAATTGAAACCCTAGGTATTCTTGAAGAGATCCAAGCTATCGTCTCCGATAAACTTCAAGTC GTATCCTACAAGTGGTTGAGTCGTAATTTTCTGGTCTCATCCAACGTTGCAAAGAG ATTGCTTGCTGAGTTTGTTGAGAAGCATGGAAGTGGATTAGAAGTTGTATATAGTTTGTCTGGCTGGTTGAAGAACTCTCCATCAAACTATCATATTCAGCTTGTAACAAGACATAAACTTTCAG AAGCCAAGCAAGAATATGATGGCAATTGCAGAGCTGATGTCTACAGTGTGCAAGTTTGCATCCCAGAGGACCCAGCTGCAATTTGGAATACTGAATTTCTACAAGCTGAAGAGCTCTTCAAGCAGCCTGCCCCAGTGGAGAATTGCTTGAGAGATAATAG GTTCTGCGGGATTTCAGCTTCATTTGTCAAGCGCAATGTTGATGGAACTCCCGCAAGGGTTGCTGCTGCACAACCAAATAATGCGGGAATCTCAGGACCATCCAAACAGAATTCTTCTCAAACCAACGCAGCTTTACCATCTCAACAAAATAAAGTTCTGCAATCAAGCTCAAAAGTTGCTCAGCATACTCCCATTATGGTAAAAGATGTCAAAAGTGATGGTATTGGTGAAGTCCATAATCTGGCCGTCAAGCCTTCTACTGATAAAAAGAAAACTACCTCCTTGCCTTCTAATAAAAACAAAGATCAGAATGGTAAAAGTTCCACTGGAAATGGAGGTTCGTTAGTAACTTTATTGGGTCGTGCGTGTACAAAACCAAAGTGCAGTTCTGTGCCAGAAGTTGGTAGCGATTCCATCCAAAATTTCAATG GTACTGTGGATGCACAAATTTGTGCTCGTGAAGCAGTAGAAGACGAGAACAGTGACCTTGACGCTTATGAGGTTAATTTCAGGAGAGCTTCTTATGGTGAAGGCAATAAGAAGCGGAGGGTAGTTTTTGATTTCTCAGATGAAGATGAGAATGAAGATGCTGTCAATCTAGCTTCACCTGATCTCCCTAAAAGGAAATCACTTTTAGGTTCAGAACAAGATTCTAAAACTTTGGTTTCAGAGAGGCCCAATTCAATTGTAGACAAGCCAAACAAGGATGAAGTGAATATTAAGGAAGAGACAATGACTGATGGAGAACCCAATAGATCGTTGAGGGAAGAAACTTCACTTGTCAGCAAACGCACAAATGGTAGAAATTCTGTGGTTAAGCTTGAGAGCCAGCTTCCTGAAACTGCTCCAAATAAGATGGATGAAGTGACTGATGCTGCACCCAATTCACCTAAAAGGAGGAAGGTGATAAAAACACATATCGATGACCATGGAAGAGAAG TAAATGAGGTAGTTTGGGAAGGCGAGGAGACAGAGGTGAAGAAAGTTGAAAATCATATGCCGAAGAAAGTTGGAAGTGGAACAACCAATGCTGAAGCCAATACTGTTACAAATACCACTAACAGGTTATG GCCTACTGCACCCAAAAGGTCTGCTGTAGGAAGCACTGCACCATCTAATCCTGGAGGCAAAGCCGGAAACAAGAAGGCTGGAAATGCAAAGGATCCTAAGCAAGGCAACATTCTGTCTTTCTTTAAAAAGGCTTGA
- the LOC105777044 gene encoding uncharacterized protein LOC105777044 isoform X2 gives MTQIETLGILEEIQAIVSDKLQVVSYKWLSRNFLVSSNVAKRLLAEFVEKHGSGLEVVYSLSGWLKNSPSNYHIQLVTRHKLSEAKQEYDGNCRADVYSVQVCIPEDPAAIWNTEFLQAEELFKQPAPVENCLRDNRFCGISASFVKRNVDGTPARVAAAQPNNAGISGPSKQNSSQTNAALPSQQNKVLQSSSKVAQHTPIMVKDVKSDGIGEVHNLAVKPSTDKKKTTSLPSNKNKDQNGKSSTGNGGSLVTLLGRACTKPKCSSVPEVGSDSIQNFNGTVDAQICAREAVEDENSDLDAYEVNFRRASYGEGNKKRRVVFDFSDEDENEDAVNLASPDLPKRKSLLGSEQDSKTLVSERPNSIVDKPNKDEVNIKEETMTDGEPNRSLREETSLVSKRTNGRNSVVKLESQLPETAPNKMDEVTDAAPNSPKRRKVIKTHIDDHGREVNEVVWEGEETEVKKVENHMPKKVGSGTTNAEANTVTNTTNRPTAPKRSAVGSTAPSNPGGKAGNKKAGNAKDPKQGNILSFFKKA, from the exons atgactCAAATTGAAACCCTAGGTATTCTTGAAGAGATCCAAGCTATCGTCTCCGATAAACTTCAAGTC GTATCCTACAAGTGGTTGAGTCGTAATTTTCTGGTCTCATCCAACGTTGCAAAGAG ATTGCTTGCTGAGTTTGTTGAGAAGCATGGAAGTGGATTAGAAGTTGTATATAGTTTGTCTGGCTGGTTGAAGAACTCTCCATCAAACTATCATATTCAGCTTGTAACAAGACATAAACTTTCAG AAGCCAAGCAAGAATATGATGGCAATTGCAGAGCTGATGTCTACAGTGTGCAAGTTTGCATCCCAGAGGACCCAGCTGCAATTTGGAATACTGAATTTCTACAAGCTGAAGAGCTCTTCAAGCAGCCTGCCCCAGTGGAGAATTGCTTGAGAGATAATAG GTTCTGCGGGATTTCAGCTTCATTTGTCAAGCGCAATGTTGATGGAACTCCCGCAAGGGTTGCTGCTGCACAACCAAATAATGCGGGAATCTCAGGACCATCCAAACAGAATTCTTCTCAAACCAACGCAGCTTTACCATCTCAACAAAATAAAGTTCTGCAATCAAGCTCAAAAGTTGCTCAGCATACTCCCATTATGGTAAAAGATGTCAAAAGTGATGGTATTGGTGAAGTCCATAATCTGGCCGTCAAGCCTTCTACTGATAAAAAGAAAACTACCTCCTTGCCTTCTAATAAAAACAAAGATCAGAATGGTAAAAGTTCCACTGGAAATGGAGGTTCGTTAGTAACTTTATTGGGTCGTGCGTGTACAAAACCAAAGTGCAGTTCTGTGCCAGAAGTTGGTAGCGATTCCATCCAAAATTTCAATG GTACTGTGGATGCACAAATTTGTGCTCGTGAAGCAGTAGAAGACGAGAACAGTGACCTTGACGCTTATGAGGTTAATTTCAGGAGAGCTTCTTATGGTGAAGGCAATAAGAAGCGGAGGGTAGTTTTTGATTTCTCAGATGAAGATGAGAATGAAGATGCTGTCAATCTAGCTTCACCTGATCTCCCTAAAAGGAAATCACTTTTAGGTTCAGAACAAGATTCTAAAACTTTGGTTTCAGAGAGGCCCAATTCAATTGTAGACAAGCCAAACAAGGATGAAGTGAATATTAAGGAAGAGACAATGACTGATGGAGAACCCAATAGATCGTTGAGGGAAGAAACTTCACTTGTCAGCAAACGCACAAATGGTAGAAATTCTGTGGTTAAGCTTGAGAGCCAGCTTCCTGAAACTGCTCCAAATAAGATGGATGAAGTGACTGATGCTGCACCCAATTCACCTAAAAGGAGGAAGGTGATAAAAACACATATCGATGACCATGGAAGAGAAG TAAATGAGGTAGTTTGGGAAGGCGAGGAGACAGAGGTGAAGAAAGTTGAAAATCATATGCCGAAGAAAGTTGGAAGTGGAACAACCAATGCTGAAGCCAATACTGTTACAAATACCACTAACAG GCCTACTGCACCCAAAAGGTCTGCTGTAGGAAGCACTGCACCATCTAATCCTGGAGGCAAAGCCGGAAACAAGAAGGCTGGAAATGCAAAGGATCCTAAGCAAGGCAACATTCTGTCTTTCTTTAAAAAGGCTTGA